The following are encoded together in the Streptomyces tsukubensis genome:
- a CDS encoding ATP-binding protein: MPTHEAHSLVLEGPGATSAAARDAAVRFVTGHCPWADTESVVLVVAELVANASRHTGGPWRLTLTTRDAELTVGVEDASQDLPVPRAPDLSGGGGFGWHMVQRLAQRVAVLPLPGGKRVEASWLSTVWA, encoded by the coding sequence ATGCCCACCCACGAGGCACACAGCCTGGTGCTTGAGGGGCCCGGCGCGACCAGCGCGGCGGCCAGGGACGCGGCCGTCCGCTTCGTGACCGGCCACTGTCCGTGGGCCGACACCGAGTCGGTGGTCCTCGTCGTCGCCGAACTCGTGGCCAACGCCTCCCGGCACACCGGCGGCCCTTGGCGGCTGACCCTCACCACGCGGGACGCGGAACTGACGGTGGGCGTCGAGGACGCCAGCCAGGACCTGCCGGTGCCTCGGGCGCCGGACCTCTCGGGCGGCGGCGGCTTCGGCTGGCACATGGTGCAGCGTCTGGCGCAGCGGGTGGCGGTACTGCCGCTGCCCGGTGGCAAGCGGGTCGAGGCGAGCTGGCTGTCGACGGTCTGGGCGTAG